The Deinococcus carri genome segment CAGCACGAAAAACAGCGCGGCGATACTCCCCGCCACCCAGCTCAGCCGCTCCAGATTGCCGGTGATCAGGTAGGCCAGAAAAAAGGCCCCCACGATCAGGTAGCCGCGCAGCAGCGCGACCGGATTGGCGGTGTACTCGAAGTTCTGGCCGTCCAACCAGGTGTGCCCGTACAGGTACTGCCGCTGCCTCACCCGCGCCCAGGGCAGATACAGCCCCAGCGTCACGACGCTCAGCGCCGTATTCACGATCCAGATGCGGAAGTATTCGCCCGCCTGCCCGCTGAACGTCACGGGGTAGACGGTAACTTTGGGCTGCTCCGCGACGGCGACGGGACCGCCCGCTTCCGCCAGGGCCAGCGCCGGGAGGGGCGGGTCATGTCGGCCTGGAGGCGCGGGGGCATCGGTCATAGCTGCATCCTACGGGTTGGCGGGGCCGGGCGGGGCGCATCTGCCTGACCTGCCAGCAGCAGGCAGATCGGCAGGCAATAAAAGGGGCGAGCACCACGCGGCACTCACCCCTGAACATTGTCTGAAGAAGTATCCCGGCTTACCAGCGGCTGCCGCCGCCACGGTTCCCGCCGCCCATGTTGCTGCCACCCATCGGGGCAGGCGCGGCGTTCGTGACGACCACGTTCTTGGCCTGGGGACCCTTGCTGCCCTGGCCGGGTTCGACCTCGAATTCGACCTCGTCACCCTCGTTCAGCTTGCGGAACCCGCCGCTCTGGATGGCGCTGTAGTGCACGAACACGTCAGGGTTGCCGGGATGCTCGATAAACCCGTAGCCCTTCTCGACGTTAAACCACTTTACCCGACCTTGAGCCATAACTCTCCTTGCATCCCGCGGTCCCGAC includes the following:
- a CDS encoding cold shock domain-containing protein, encoding MAQGRVKWFNVEKGYGFIEHPGNPDVFVHYSAIQSGGFRKLNEGDEVEFEVEPGQGSKGPQAKNVVVTNAAPAPMGGSNMGGGNRGGGSRW